The Staphylococcus saprophyticus subsp. saprophyticus ATCC 15305 = NCTC 7292 genome contains the following window.
AATAACATAAAACCAATTATGATATACGTAAGTAAAATAGACGGGCCAGTTAATGCAATTGTTTGACCAGCACCTAAGAATAATCCAGTTCCGATTGCACCCCCGATTGCAATGAGCTGAATGTGACGATTACTTAGTTCTCTTTGTAACTGTTGTTTTGCCATATATAAGACTCCTTTATTTAGTTATTTATTATTATGCTATGCAATATAAAATAAAACAACTATTTTCTGAAACGATATCATACAGAACACAGTATAATAGTACATTAATAATTTGTTATTAATCATGATAACCAATTGAAAAGGTATAAAAATTGAAGTGTACGTGCTTACATATTAAAATATATCTATAACAACGTATATAGATAGATGCGTGTTTATGGGCATATAGACAAAAACATATTTCTTATTGAATTGGTAAGGAAATTAAAACCTAAATATTCACAAAAGTTCTAAAATTGGATATAATGGTTTATGAAAGCCATTTCATAACGAAATAGAAAAGGGGAATTATATATGGCAGAGTTACAAAAAGGTTTAGAAGGGGTAATTGCAGCTGAAACGAAAGTGAGTTCCATCATCGACAGCCAATTAACTTATGCTGGGTATGATATTGATGACTTAGCACAAAATGCTGAATTTGAAGAAGTTATCTATTTACTTTGGCATTATCGATTACCTAATGAAGAAGAATTGAAAGAACTTAAAGAAAAGCTCTTTGAATATATGACATTAAATCCTAGAGTGTATAGTCATTTTAAAGAATACGCTACAGGTAACGTACATCCAATGACAGCATTAAGAACGTCTGTTTCATATATCGCTCATTTTGATGAACATGCTGAAGACGAAGATGAAAGCAGAACAATGGAAAGAGCTATTCGTATTCAAGCTAAAATAGCTTCGCTTGTTACATCATATGCGCGTGTTAGAGAAGGCAAAGAAGCTGTAAAACCAAATAAAGATTTAAACTATGCAGGTAACTTTTTATATATGTTAAGAGGAGAATTACCTAGTGATATCGAAATTGAAGCTTTTAATAAAGCACTTGTATTACACGCGGATCACGAACTAAACGCATCTACGTTTACAGCAAGATGTGCTGTTTCATCTTTATCTGATATGTATTCAGGTATTGTTGCAGCAGTTGGCTCATTAAAAGGTCCATTACATGGTGGGGCAAATGAACGTGTAATGAGCATGTTATCTGAAGTGAAATCCATTGATGAAGTTGATGATTACATTGATAACAAAATAAAAAATAAAGAAAAAATTATGGGCTTTGGACACCGTGTATATAAAGATGGCGATCCAAGAGCAAAATACTTAAAAGAAATGAGTAGAAAAATCACTGCTGAAACTGGGCAAAGTCAATTGTTTGATATCTCAGTTAAAATCGCAGATAAAATGAAAGCCGAAAAAGGTTTAATTGCAAATGTCGACTTCTTTAGTGCGACTGTTTATCACAGTATGAACATTAAACATGATTTATTTACACCAATTTTTGCAGTAAGCAGAACTTCAGGTTGGATTGCACATATCTTAGAGCAATATAGAGATAATAGAATTATGCGTCCAAGAGCACAATATATTGGTGAAACAAACAGAACATACGAACCGATTGAAGAAAGATAAGTCAGATAGAGGCATCACTACTCATAAATAAGTGAGTTGCTTTATATAAATAAGTATTATTTTAGTTAGCGCAATTAAAATATAATTCAAATACACGGAGGTTTTTATACATGGCAGGCGAAAAAGTAGCAAAAACAAATGAAGGTTTAACAGTACCAAATAATCCAATCATTCCATTTATTATTGGTGATGGTATTGGACCAGATATTTGGAAAGCAGCAAGCAGAGTAATCGATGCTGCAGTAGAGCAAGCTTATAATGGTGAAAAGAAAATTGAATGGAAAGAAGTATTGGCAGGCCAAAAAGCCTATGATGAAACAGGTGAATGGTTACCACAAGCAACGCTTGATACAATTGAAGAATATTTAATTGCTATCAAAGGGCCTTTAACTACACCAATTGGTGGCGGTATTCGTTCACTTAACGTTGCGTTACGACAAGAATTAGATTTATTCACATGCTTACGTCCAGTACGTTGGTTCCAAGGTGTTCCATCACCAGTTAAACGTCCAGAAGATACAGACATGGTTATCTTCCGTGAAAACACTGAAGACATTTATGCTGGTATTGAATTTAAAGAAGGCACACCAGAAGTTAAAAAACTAATCGACTTTTTACAAGATGAAATGGGCGCTAAAAATATTAGATTCCCTGAAACATCAGGTATTGGTGTTAAACCAGTATCAAAAGAAGGTACAGAGCGTTTAGTTCGTGCAGCGATTCAATACGCGGTAGACAATAACCGTAAATCATTAACATTAGTCCACAAAGGTAATATCATGAAATTTACTGAGGGCGCATTTAAACAATGGGGTTATGATGTAGCGCATAACGAATTTGGTGACAAAGTATTTACATGGCAACAATATGATGAAATCGTTGAAAAAGAAGGTAAAGACAAAGCGAATGCGGCTCAAGAACAAGCTGAAAAAGATGGTAAAATTATAGTGAAGGATTCAATTGCTGATATCTTCCTACAACAAATCTTAACACGTCCGTCAGATCACGATGTTGTTGCTACTATGAATTTAAATGGTGACTATGTATCAGATGCATTAGCAGCACAAGTTGGTGGTATCGGTATAGCTCCAGGAGCAAATATAAATTATGAAACTGGACATGCTATTTTTGAAGCAACACATGGTACTGCGCCTAAATATGCTGACTTAAATAAAGTGAATCCATCATCAGAAATTTTAAGTGCCGTATTAATGTTAGAACATTTAGGATGGCAAGAAGCTGCAGATAAAATTACTGCATCTATCGAAAAAACAATCGCGTCTAAAGTAGTTACTTATGACTTTGCTCGTTTAATGGATGGTGCGAAGGAAGTTTCTACATCTGACTTTGCTGATGAATTAATTAAAAATCTATAATTCAGTTAAAATTAAATCTGTCAGCATACATTTAGCATATATTAAAAAAGACGAAATTCTCACTTATGGAATTTCGTCTTTTTATATCAATTGGCTACTAAAACTGTTTGATAACTAAGGGAGTCTATGTGAGATAGGATTGGAATAAAATACACAGAGTAAATGAAAACGCTTATTTAGGTGTTCATATTATGTATATAGTGTTAAGATTCTATTAACGCAATATATTGTTTTCAATAATGACTTCAGTTATAAATAGCGCAATACATTGTTTAAAGCAAAATTACAAAAGTTTCAAAAAATATTTACATAGATTGTTATTACTTGCTTTGTAAAGTTTATGTTAAAAAATTTTAAACTATGTTATTTTTATTAAAAATTAAGTTATAATTAATTTGTAAACAAAAATATGGAGGTATACTATGTCACAAAAAGTACTAGTAGTAGATGATGAGCAATCAATTGTAACCTTATTAAAATATAATTTA
Protein-coding sequences here:
- a CDS encoding citrate synthase, coding for MAELQKGLEGVIAAETKVSSIIDSQLTYAGYDIDDLAQNAEFEEVIYLLWHYRLPNEEELKELKEKLFEYMTLNPRVYSHFKEYATGNVHPMTALRTSVSYIAHFDEHAEDEDESRTMERAIRIQAKIASLVTSYARVREGKEAVKPNKDLNYAGNFLYMLRGELPSDIEIEAFNKALVLHADHELNASTFTARCAVSSLSDMYSGIVAAVGSLKGPLHGGANERVMSMLSEVKSIDEVDDYIDNKIKNKEKIMGFGHRVYKDGDPRAKYLKEMSRKITAETGQSQLFDISVKIADKMKAEKGLIANVDFFSATVYHSMNIKHDLFTPIFAVSRTSGWIAHILEQYRDNRIMRPRAQYIGETNRTYEPIEER
- the icd gene encoding NADP-dependent isocitrate dehydrogenase; this encodes MAGEKVAKTNEGLTVPNNPIIPFIIGDGIGPDIWKAASRVIDAAVEQAYNGEKKIEWKEVLAGQKAYDETGEWLPQATLDTIEEYLIAIKGPLTTPIGGGIRSLNVALRQELDLFTCLRPVRWFQGVPSPVKRPEDTDMVIFRENTEDIYAGIEFKEGTPEVKKLIDFLQDEMGAKNIRFPETSGIGVKPVSKEGTERLVRAAIQYAVDNNRKSLTLVHKGNIMKFTEGAFKQWGYDVAHNEFGDKVFTWQQYDEIVEKEGKDKANAAQEQAEKDGKIIVKDSIADIFLQQILTRPSDHDVVATMNLNGDYVSDALAAQVGGIGIAPGANINYETGHAIFEATHGTAPKYADLNKVNPSSEILSAVLMLEHLGWQEAADKITASIEKTIASKVVTYDFARLMDGAKEVSTSDFADELIKNL